One window of the Phalacrocorax aristotelis chromosome 19, bGulAri2.1, whole genome shotgun sequence genome contains the following:
- the C19H1orf50 gene encoding uncharacterized protein C1orf50 homolog, whose translation MAAEGGAEPGGAGLGPGLALVEGGAGRAARVGDPGDLVALAQQVQQADDFIRANACNKLTIIAEQIRYLQEQARKVLDEANRDADLHHVACNLVKKPGNIYYMYRRESGQRYFSILSPKEWGTSPHEFLGAYKLQHDMSWTPFEDIERRDAEINILDKLLSRQAALPPCTEPNFQGLTK comes from the exons ATGGCGGCGGAGGGCGGTGCGGAGCCCGGCGGCGCGGGCCTGGGCCCGGGGCTGGCCCTGGTGGAGGGCGGTgcgggccgcgccgcccgcgtTGGCGACCCCGGGGACCTGGTGGCCCTGGCCCAGCAGGTGCAGCAG GCAGATGACTTCATCCGAGCAAACGCCTGCAATAAATTGACCATCATCGCCGAGCAAATCCGGTACTTGCAGGAGCAGGCTCGGAAG gtCTTGGATGAAGCTAACAGAGATGCTGATCTGCACCACGTGGCCTGCAACCTCGTGAAGAAGCCAGGAAACATTTACTATATGTACAGGCGGGAGAGTGGCCAGCGATACTTCTCCATCCTGTCTCCCAAG gaatGGGGGACCAGTCCCCATGAATTTCTCGGTGCCTATAAGCTCCAGCATGATATGTCCTGGACTCCGTTTGAGGACATTGAGAGACGAGATGCTGAAATAAACATCCTGGATAAGCTGCTGAGccggcaggcagcgctgcccccGTGTACAGAGCCCAACTTCCAGGGCCTCACCAAGTGA
- the P3H1 gene encoding prolyl 3-hydroxylase 1, producing MALPALLLPLLVLLVRAAAPPEPGSGAGPVPADPPLPAQPPDALFAAGAEAYTRGDWPAVVLQMERALRARAAVRSRLVRCRLRCANATAGPAEGAESPQPEPVLRDLLFFRGLLRRAACLRSCGPPAPSRYRLGEELDREFSKRSPYNYLQVAYFKMNRPAQAAAAAHTFFAANPGHQEMRQNLEYYQAMAGIREEDFTDLEAKPHMSEFRLGVRFYTEEQPAAAILHLEKALEEYFVADAECRALCEGPYDYEGYNYLEYNADLFQAITDHYMQVLSCKQGCVTELASQPGREKPLEDFLPSHFNYLQFAYYNNGNYEKAIECAKTYLLFFPNDEVMNQNLAYYTAVLGENLAGPIQPREEIQAYHQRSLMEKELLFFSYDVFGIPFVDPDTWTPEEVIPKRLREKQKVERETAARISEEIGNLMKEIETLVEEKAKESSDMSKFIREGGPLVYEGASVTMNSKTLNGSQRVVVDGVLSAEECRELQRLTNAAASAGDGYRGKTSPHTPSETFYGVTVLKALKLGQEGKVPLQSAYLYYNVTEKVRHMMESYFRLEVPLHFSYSHLVCRTAIDEKQEGRSDNSHEVHVDNCILNAEALVCVKEPPAYTFRDYSAILYLNGDFEGGAFYFTELDAKTETAEVQPQCGRAVGFSSGSENPHGVKAVTKGQRCAIALWFTLDPRHSERERVQADDLVKMLFSAEEGDLLREMEPEQEAPAAVVVGKDEL from the exons ATGgcgctgcccgcgctgctgctgccgctgctggtGCTACTGGTGCGGGCGGCCGCGCCACCGGAGCCGGGATCGGGAGCGGGGCCGGTACCGGCCGACCCCCCGCTGCCGGCCCAGCCTCCGGACGCTCTGTTCGCCGCCGGCGCCGAGGCGTACACTCGGGGCGACTGGCCCGCCGTGGTGCTGCAGATGGAGCGGGCGCTGCGGGCCCGGGCGGCCGTGCGCTCCCGGTTGGTGCGGTGCCGCCTGCGCTGCGCCAACGCCACGGCCGGACCGGCGGAGGGGGCCGAGTCTCCCCAGCCCGAACCGGTGCTCCGTGACCTGCTTTTCTTCCGGGGGCTGctgcgccgcgccgcctgcCTGCGGAGCTGTGGGCCCCCTGCGCCCTCCCGGTACCGGCTGGGCGAGGAGCTGGACCGCGAGTTCAGCAAGCGCAGCCCCTACAACTACCTCCAGGTCGCCTATTTCAAG ATGAACCGGCCGGCACAGGCGGCAGCGGCCGCACACACCTTCTTCGCGGCCAACCCCGGGCACCAGGAGATGAGGCAGAACCTGGAGTACTACCAAGCCATGGCGGGCATCCGCGAGGAGGACTTCACTGACCTGGAGGCCAAACCCCACATG AGCGAGTTTCGGCTGGGTGTCCGGTTTTACACGGAGGAGCAGCCGGCTGCTGCCATCCTGCACCTGGAGAAGGCGCTGGAGGAGTATTTTGTGGCGGACGCCGAGTGCCGTGCGCTCTGCGAGGGACCCTACGACTACGAGGGCTACAACTACCTGGAGTACAACGCAGACCTTTTCCAGGCCATCACAG aTCACTACATGCAGGTGCTAAGCTGCAAGCAGGGCTGCGTTACAGAGCTGGCCTCCCAGCCCGGCCGAGAGAAGCCCCTGGAGGATTTCCTGCCCTCGCACTTCAACTACCTGCAGTTTGCCTACTACAACA ACGGTAATTATGAAAAAGCCATTGAATGCGCCAAAAcctatttgcttttcttcccaaatgACGAGGTGATGAACCAGAATTTGGCCTATTACACCGCTGTCCTGGGGGAAAACCTGGCAGGACCCATCCAACCCCGAGAG GAGATCCAGGCGTACCACCAGCGAAGCCTGATGGAGAAGGAGCTGCTCTTCTTCAGCTATGACGTCTTCGGCATCCCCTTTGTGGACCCG GACACTTGGACTCCCGAAGAGGTGATACCAAAAAGGCTGCGAGAGAAACAAAA GGTGGAGCGGGAAACAGCAGCACGGATCTCGGAGGAGATCGGCAACCTCATGAAGGAGATTGAGACGCTGGTGGAGGAGAAGGCCAAGGAGTCTTCCGATATGAGCAAGTTCATCCGAGAAG GCGGCCCCTTGGTGTACGAAGGAGCCAGTGTCACCATGAACTCCAAGACCCTGAACGGCTCCCAGCGTGTCGTGGTGGATGGGGTCCTTTCTGCTGAGGAGTGCCGGGAGCTGCAGAGACTCACCAAC gcagctgcctcgGCCGGGGATGGCTATCGTGGGAAGACATCTCCTCATACCCCCAGTGAGACCTTCTACGGCGTGACTGTCCTCAAGGCCCTCAAG CTGGGCCAGGAGGGCAAGGTGCCCCTGCAGAGCGCCTACCTCTACTACAACGTGACAGAGAAGGTGCGGCACATGATGGAGTCCTACTTCCGCCTGGAGGTCCCGCTCCACTTCTCCTACTCCCACCTGGTGTGCCGCACAGCCATCGATG AGAAGCAAGAAGGCCGGAGTGACAACAGCCACGAGGTGCATGTGGACAATTGCATCCTCAATGCAGAGGCCCTCGTGTGCGTGAAGGAACCTCCAGCCTACACCTTCCGGGATTACAG TGCCATCCTCTACCTCAATGGGGACTTTGAAGGAGGAGCTTTCTACTTCACTGAGCTGGATGCCAAGACGGAGACT GCAGAGGTTCAGCCCCAGTGCGGCCGTGCTGTGGGCTTCTCGTCTGGCTCGGAGAACCCCCACGGGGTGAAAGCCGTGACCAAGGGCCAACGCTGCGCCATCGCCCTCTGGTTCACCCTGGACCCTCGGCACAGCGAGCGG GAGCGTGTGCAGGCAGATGACCTGGTGAAGATGCTTTTCAGTGCGGAAGAGGGGGATTTGCTGCGGGAGATGGAGCCAGAACAGGAAGCGCCGGCTGCTGTTGTTGTGGGAAAGGACGAGCTGTGA
- the CLDN19 gene encoding claudin-19, whose product MGGGARELAGYLAALGGWVAALAAAVLPQWRQSSYAGDAIITAVGLHEGLWMSCAAQSTGQVQCRLHDSLLSLDVHIQTSRALMVISLLLGFFGIIVSVVGMKCTKVGEEDPVTKSRIAVAGGVLFVLSGLCTLAAVSLYATQVTYEFFRESTVPINARYEFGSALFIGWGAASLTMLGGSLLCCSCPAKERRGQQYYRQTQPSTTREPPVKMSSSPIRGEQCL is encoded by the exons atgggcggcggggcgcgggagCTGGCCGGGTACCTGGCGGCGCTGGGCGGGTGGGTGGCGGCGCTGGCGGCGGCCGTGCTGCCGCAGTGGAGGCAGAGCTCGTACGCCGGGGACGCCATCATCACGGCCGTGGGGCTTCACGAGGGGCTGTGGATGAGCTGCGCCGCGCAGAGCACCGGGCAGGTCCAGTGCCGGCTCCACgactctctcctctctctcgACG TTCACATCCAGACCTCCCGGGCTCTCATGGTGATTTCTCTCCTCCTGGGCTTCTTCGGCATCATTGTGAGCGTGGTGGGCATGAAATGCACCAAGGTTGGCGAAGAGGATCCTGTTACCAAGAGCCGCATCGCTGTTGCTGGAGGTGTCCTCTTTGTCCTCTCTG GTCTGTGCACGTTGGCCGCCGTGTCCTTGTACGCAACACAGGTGACCTACGAGTTCTTCAGAGAGAGCACCGTCCCCATCAACGCCAG GTACGAATTCGGCTCGGCTCTCTTCATCGGCTGGGGGGCCGCCAGCCTCACCATGCTGGGGGGctccctcctgtgctgctcctgccccgCCAAGGAGCGGCGAGGACAGCAGTACTACCGGCAGACACAGCCGTCGACGACTCGGGA